A region from the Vicia villosa cultivar HV-30 ecotype Madison, WI linkage group LG3, Vvil1.0, whole genome shotgun sequence genome encodes:
- the LOC131658595 gene encoding uncharacterized protein LOC131658595 — translation MPIQYIVNAHYKGEIQSSDVVGIIFANTEICRLKISRNPNFGYLRSRLESKLQAGSISQIIYRNVILFGNDNVKFVPLKVRDNDDVETMFANHEITGFDYIDLYIKFQRVEQENAAIIPNENVEEDDDEETEAQVDDLFTTLFETDAINEEEQQIPVENVYCPPPHLTTLQLTEDQPSFAWPRDPRLPMEGDITVGNQFKTKAECVRAISKYHMKQCIDFKDHRQLSSQIMCQHLMPLVDKDPSTKVSVCISEIVSEFKFTPSYKKTWIARNKAIEQVYGNWENSYNELPHYLLALKKFVPGIVVEMKTLPVYTDDGTVVNGKQIFHRLFWAFQPSIKGFAYCKPILQVDGTWLYGKYKGTLLMAVAQDGNSNIFPVAFALVEGETADGWGFFLKNLRMHVAPHLGLCLISDRHASIESAYNNPENGWHEPPSVHVYCIRHITQNFMREIKDRTLRKKVINMGYALNQPTFHYYRNEIGMANGDALRWLDNIPLEKWTRAFDGGRRWGHMTTNLVESMNSVFKGTRNLPITALVRATYYRMGTLFAERGAKWSAVLSSGQTFTESCMKVMKEETAKSSTHHVRIFDYNHNTFSVKETMDHGEGKPMGDYKVNLRDLWCDCGKYQAYCVPCSHVIAACSVVRQDAYALLSDVYRVSNLFGVYSTSFPVLPLDEYWPSFEGDQICHNPLMRRNKKGRPVSSRIRKEMDKYDKLERKCALCRLPGHNRTNCPNVGTSNA, via the exons ATGCCTATACAATATATTGTGAATGCTCACTACAAAGGAGAAATTCAGTCATCTGATGTTGTTGGGATTATTTTTGCAAACACAGAAATTTGTCGTTTGAAGATAAGCAGAAATCCTAATTTTGGTTACCTGCGGAGTAGGTTGGAATCAAAGTTGCAAGCTGGTTCGATTTCACAAATTATTTATCGAAATGTAATTTTATTCGGTAATGATAATGTGAAATTTGTTCCTCTGAAGGTCCGAGACAATGATGATGTCGAAACAATGTTTGCGAACCATGAAATTACTGGCTTTGATTACATTGATCTCTACATAAAATTTCAGAGAGTTGAACAAGAAAATGCAGCAATAATTCCTAATGAAAATGTTGAAGAAGACGATGATGAAGAAACTGAAGCACAAGTTGATGATTTATTTACCACTTTGTTCGAAACAGATGCAATCAATGAAGAGGAGCAACAAATTCCAGTTGAAAATGTGTATTGTCCACCGCCCCACCTTACAACATTGCAACTAACTGAAGACCAACCTTCGTTTGCATGGCCACGGGATCCCCGTCTTCCGATGGAAGGTGACATAACAGTGGGTAACCAGTTTAAAACAAAAGCCGAATGTGTTCGAGCCATCTCTAAATATCATATGAAACAATGTATTGATTTCAAG GATCATAGGCAACTTAGCTCTCAGATAATGTGTCAACATTTAATGCCCCTTGTTGATAAGGACCCTTCAACTAAGGTGAGCGTATGTATTAGTGAGATTGTGTCTGAATTCAAATTTACTCCGTCGTACAAGAAAACATGGATTGCAAGGAATAAGGCTATCGAACAGGTATACGGTAACTGGGAGAATTCATACAATGAGCTGCCACACTACTTGTTAGCTCTCAAGAAATTTGTTCCTGGTATAGTGGTAGAAATGAAAACACTTCCCGTATATACAGATGACGGAACTGTTGTCAATGGAAAACAAATTTTCCATCGACTTTTCTGGGCATTCCAACCAAGCATTAAAGGGTTTGCATATTGCAAACCTATACTTCAGGTTGATGGTACCTGGTTATATGGTAAGTACAAAGGTACCCTACTAATGGCGGTAGCTCAAGATGGAAATAGTAATATCTTTCCAGTTGCTTTTGCTCTCGTGGAGGGGGAGACCGCAGATGGTTGGGGTTTCTTTCTAAAGAACTTGAGAATGCATGTAGCCCCTCATCTTGGGTTGTGTTTGATTTCAGACAGGCATGCATCAATTGAAAGTGCTTACAATAATCCAGAGAATGGTTGGCATGAGCCTCCATCTGTACATGTCTATTGTATCAGACATATCACACAAAATTTCATGAGGGAGATCAAAGACCGTACCCTCCGAAAAAAAGTTATCAATATGG GGTACGCTTTGAACCAACCAACATTCCACTACTACCGAAATGAAATTGGTATGGCTAATGGTGATGCTTTAAGATGGCTAGACAATATTCCATTGGAAAAGTGGACGAGGGCATTTGATGGAGGTCGGCGTTGGGGTCACATGACAACAAACCTGGTGGAATCGATGAACTCGGTATTCAAAGGGACACGTAATCTACCTATTACGGCATTGGTGCGTgcaacatactataggatggGAACACTTTTTGCTGAAAGGGGTGCTAAGTGGAGTGCAGTATTGAGTTCTGGACAAACATTTACAGAAAGTTGCATGaaggtgatgaaagaagaaacggCAAAATCCAGCACGCATCATGTAAGAATATTTGACTATAACCATAACACTTTCAGTGTGAAGGAGACAATGGACCATGGTGAAGGAAAGCCTATGGGAGATTACAAGGTAAACCTAAGAGATCTTTGGTGTGACTGTGGAAAGTATCAAGCTTACTGTGTTCCTTGTTCACACGTTATTGCTGCATGTTCTGTGGTGCGCCAAGACGCCTATGCTCTACTGTCCGACGTTTACAGAGTCTCAAACTTATTCGGTGTTTACAGCACAAGTTTTCCAGTACTACCATTAGATGAGTATTGGCCCTCCTTTGAAGGAGATCAAATTTGTCACAACCCATTGATGCGAAGGAACAAGAAAGGCCGTCCGGTGAGCTCACGTATTAGAAAGGAAATGGACAAGTATGATAAGTTAGAGAGAAAATGTGCGTTGTGTCGTCTTCCTGGTCACAACCGAACGAATTGTCCAAATGTTGGAACCAGTAATGCATAG